A genomic region of Lodderomyces elongisporus chromosome 5, complete sequence contains the following coding sequences:
- the DAG7_3 gene encoding Lytic transglycosylase, giving the protein MKVSTILQAIAMFQLTTATSLWSLISDKANLPKQVDDLKNCAGSVAAAAANKLSPKKLFPTDAAAAAATTTTTAATAITTNGTIKEIPTIYRTTTIEVFTSEEVAENKQASATLPSDNSGNNNFDDKTPKETSTPPANNITPEPTKGTYTGEGTFYSTGLGACGGRNKDSDYIVALSENFYKEYTPGNNPNKNTLCGKKLRAFYNGKSVDVTVVDCCVGCGYYDLDFSPAAFRQLADQKLGRIQVTWSWLEVA; this is encoded by the coding sequence atgaaagtatcaacaattttACAAGCTATTGCAATGTTTCAAttaacaacagcaacctCACTATGGTCGCTTATCTCCGATAAAGCCAACTTACCAAAACAAGTAgatgatttgaaaaactgTGCTGGGAGTGTAGCTGCTGCCGCTGCTAATAAACtttcaccaaaaaaattgttccCCACTGAcgctgctgctgccgctgctactactactactactgctgctactgctattaCTACTAATGGTACAATAAAAGAGATTCCTACAATTTACagaaccaccaccattgaAGTTTTCACTAGTGAAGAAGTTGctgaaaacaaacaagctAGTGCAACGCTACCTTCTGACAATAGTGGTAACAACAATTTTGATGACAAAACcccaaaagaaacaagtaCCCCTCCAGCAAACAATATTACTCCAGAACCTACCAAAGGCACATATACTGGCGAAGGGACATTTTATTCAACGGGACTTGGTGCATGTGGTGGACGCAATAAGGACTCAGACTATATTGTTGCCCTTTCAGAAAACTTTTACAAAGAGTATACACCAGGAAACAAtccaaataaaaatacaTTGTGCGGCAAGAAACTCCGTGCATTTTACAATGGAAAATCAGTCGACGTCACTGTGGTGGACTGCTGTGTTGGGTGTGGCTATTACGATTTGGATTTTTCACCTGCTGCATTTAGACAATTGGCTGACCAGAAATTGGGTAGAATTCAAGTGACATGGCTGTGGTTGGAAGTAGCCTAG
- the DAG7_2 gene encoding Lytic transglycosylase, with protein MKYTSILLATLLAIYVSASPQVIVVYKTVYVDKNGNRVGPPSSLRSTSTSSRAIPTFTTTTTIDISKPTNKPQQQLNPQQISEPEESQVKQEPPFASEPEPESVPAPEPEPESVPQPAPALALALEPEPEPKPEQQGQTFSGDATYYSTGLGACGIVNTDSDYIIAISHEMYDQHTPDGNPNHNTLCGKKIKAFRNGKSIDVTVVDRCEGCAYNDLDFSPAAFKQLADFEEGRVRITWKWL; from the coding sequence ATGAAATATACCTCAATACTTTTGGCCACTCTTTTAGCCATTTATGTTCTGGCTTCTCCGCAAGTCATCGTAGTATATAAGACGGTTTATGTTGATAAAAACGGTAATAGAGTTGGACCACCATCAAGTTTAAGGAGTACTAGCACTAGTAGCAGAGCAATTCCCACATTCACCACCACTACAACCATCGACATATCTAAACCTACAAAcaaacctcaacaacaattgaatCCACAACAAATTTCTGAACCAGAAGAGCTGCAAGTCAAACAAGAACCTCCTTTTGCACTGGAACCGGAACCTGAACTGGTACCTGCACCTGAACCGGAACCTGAACTGGTACCTCAGCCTGCGCCTGCACTTGCACTTGCACTTGAACCTGAACCTGAACCCAAACCCGAACAGCAGGGTCAAACTTTCTCAGGTGATGCAACTTACTATTCGACCGGATTGGGAGCATGTGGCATCGTCAATACAGATTCAGACTACATCATTGCGATTTCGCACGAAATGTATGATCAACACACACCAGATGGAAACCCAAACCATAATACCTTGTGTGGTAAAAAGATCAAGGCCTTCCGCAATGGAAAATCTATAGATGTTACAGTTGTTGACCGTTGTGAAGGATGTGCATATAATGACTTGGATTTTTCCCCTGCAGCATTCAAACAGTTGGCAGACTTTGAAGAAGGTAGAGTACGTATTACTTGGAAATGGTTGTAA
- the DAG7_1 gene encoding Lytic transglycosylase: MRTSTLALTLAGLLTSLVQAAPAPGVVIVTAYTTVIVDESGLTITPSAQTENAQAEYTRVPAVQIQSSSKDDEPTLAIASTSSNQEQSLQPTTSTATSTSSTEFTPSSVSTSPTSSSSSTSSTSSTSSTSSSQATGSLQSGEGTYYSTGLGSCGITSSDTDYIIAVSHEMYDQYTPNGNPNKNTLCGKKVRAFYGDNSVDVTVVDRCEACSYNDLDFSPSAFSQLASQSLGRIDITWEWLD, encoded by the coding sequence ATGAGAACATCGACCTTAGCATTAACATTAGCAGGACTCTTAACCTCGCTAGTCCAAGCTGCTCCAGCACCAGGAGTTGTCATTGTGACGGCTTACACTACTGtgattgttgatgaaagtGGTCTCACCATAACTCCTTCTGCGCAAACAGAGAATGCTCAAGCAGAATATACAAGAGTGCCAGCCGTCCAGATCCAAAGCTCTTCCAAAGATGATGAACCTACATTAGCTATTGCATCGACATCATCGAATCAAGAACAATCATTGCAGCCAACAACATCGACTGCAACTTCTACGTCATCCACTGAATTCACACCACTGTCCGTTTCCACATCACCAacttcctcctcttcttcaacttcttcaacttcttcaacttcttcCACATCATCATCCCAAGCTACTGGCTCTTTACAGTCTGGAGAAGGTACCTACTACTCAACTGGTTTGGGCTCATGTGGAATCACAAGTTCAGACACCGATTACATCATAGCTGTTTCTCACGAAATGTATGACCAATACACGCCAAATGGAAatccaaacaaaaataccTTGTGTGGAAAGAAAGTTAGAGCATTCTATGGTGATAACTCCGTTGACGTTACCGTGGTTGACCGTTGTGAAGCATGCTCGTATAACGATTTGGACTTTTCTCCATCGGCATTTAGCCAATTGGCCAGCCAGTCTTTAGGAAGAATCGATATCACCTGGGAATGGTTGGATTAA